The segment TGCAGCTGATGCGGCAGTAATAACAGATCGAGCGGCAATCGATCTTCTGCAAGCATCTGCAATGTACGAAGTGACTGGCCTTCCAAGACATCCTCCGGATGCTCCATTTCCTGCAGTGCAATCCGCAGTCCTTTAAATTTATAATGCTGCCTATACTGATGATAATGCTTGCTCCAATTTTCAGCCCCAATGTCCAGCCATCCCACTACTCCAAGAATGCTCTCTTCTTCTCCGGCAAAGGACAACAGATACTCGGTCTCCTCCACGGTAGGCGCCGCCTGAATCACAATACTCCCATCGATATGATGGCGGTCTAGAGAGGGGATTAGATCAGAAGGCACGAAATCTCGGTATAGCTCTGGAATCGCTGACGTAATCCAGTCGTAATCTCCGCGGGTAATGCACCAATAATGCTGATGAGCATCAATTCTCATTTTTTGAAGAACACTCCTTTATTCACTGAGATTAGCAGAGGTTATTCCTTACAGCCCTCCGTCTGCAGCATCCCGCTGCATCGAACTATTCCGTGTTGCCTGCTCTTTGTCGATGACGGCTACGAAAGGCAGCAATGGATCAGCTTGATGAATCTGAATGACTAGCTGCGCAGCCTCCAGCCCCGGAGACTGGGCTTTCAGCTTGATTATCCCCGCCGCTCCTTTGACCTGTACCAGTACTTGGCATAGGCCATGATACAACCGGCGCTGCGGTGTTTTATCCTGTTCATGGCTCAGCGGATTCCCATTGCCCGTGCCCAGTATGATTCCCGGCCCCTCCAAAGTAAAGCTCACTTCCTGGTCAGCATCAGGAACGAACACCCCAGCCTGGTCTTTCACCGCAACCTGTACGATACATACATCCTCATCATTGGCAGACAGCTCAGCACGGGATGTGGACAAGTCAAGTCGGAGAGGCTCTGAAGCTGTCCTCACAACGGTTTCCTTCACCAGCTTTCCCTGCTGCCAGCCACAGGCTGTCAGACGTCCGGCTTCATACGGAACTTGCCACTTCACAGGGCCATAGACCGGTACTGGTTGCTTGCCCAGACTGCGTCCGTTCAGAAACAGTTCAACGTCTTCTAGGTTAGAGTAACTCCAGACGTCGATGATGTCGCCTTCTCTGCCCTGCCATGTCCAGTGCGGAAATAGATGCAGCACAGGCTCATCTGTCCACCGTGCTTGATAATAGTAATAGATGTCTTTGGCAAATCCACATAAATCCATTATGCCAAAGCGGGACACGACGCTCGGCCATTCATAAGGAATGGTCTCGCCCCGATAATCAAATCCCGTCCAGACAAACAGGCCGGCTACATAGTCTTCTTCCGCTGCAGCCTGCCACGCCTCTTCTGGGCGGGCTCCCCACACCGGATAGGTTTCTCCGTAGGCACTAACGATTCCTTCCCGATCCGGATTCGACCAGATAATCCTAGGCAAGGCATGCTCAGCGACGTGTAGTGGAACCGAGCTCTGCTCTTCCGTATACAAGCCCCGGGTCGATAAGGTAGAGGCGTTCTCGGTGCCCAGCAAGCCTTGGCCCGGATATTTCGCCCGGAAATCCTTATACGCATGTTTATTGCGAAGCATCATGTAATTGAATCCGTGCACATCAATATGGAAGCCATTCAGCTCATGAAAATCAGTCATTGTCAGCCATTGAGCATTCATCCCGTACGTGCATTTTCGCGTCGGGTCGAGCTTATGGGCCAGTCGCTGCAGCCTGTTCAGGATGCGGACACCTCTAGGCCTGCCCTGAATATTCATCTCCTCGTTACCTAGCGACCATAGAATGATAGACGGATGATTCCGATCTCTCCGTATTAAACGACTCATCTGATTCAGGGCCTCTTCTGAGGTGTCAGTATGTCTGATTTCATCAATCATTACGATGCCCAGGCGATCACAGGCCTCGACAATAGCCGGATTCGGCGGATTGTGAGAGCTCCGATAAGCGTTACAGCCCATTTCTTTTAGCCGCAGCATTCGATATTCATTCACCGCTTTCGGCACGGCTACCCCTACACCGGCATGATCCTCGTGACAGCATACCCCTTTAAGCTTCACAGCATCGCCATTTAATAAGAAGCCTTGATCATTATCGAACCTGACCTCCCGGATTCCGAATATCGTTTTATAAATATCCACGACCTGTCCACCTGTGCTGAGACGGCTATGTAAAGTGTACAGCTGCGGCGTAGTTATCGACCATAATAAAGGATTCTCCAACGTGATGGACTGGGTGAGTGTAATGAGGCCTTCTCCCTCTATAACCGCAGAGCTGCTCACTGCTCCCACTTGCTGTTGATTGGGATCATAAATGGCAGAGCACAGCTCCAAAGACACCGCATCTTCATCACTATATTGGATTTCGGTCTGAATGGTAATCAGAGCACTGCTGTAATCAGTATGGAGCTCCGTTTGGACAAAGGTGCCCCATTGCGGGATATGCAGGGAAGCTGTTTTCACTAACCTCACGTCCCGATAAATCCCTCCGCCTTCATACCACCAGCCCTCGTTCTCAGAGGCATCTACATATACAGCCACCACATTGGGCCCTTCATAGCATGCAACATCCGTAATATCGAAGGAAAAGCTGGCATACCCGCTAAGATGTCTGCCGATAAAATGTCCGTTCAACCACACCGAGCAGTTCCGGTACACCCCATCAAATTCGAGGCTTAGGCACAAACCGTCATCCTCTTTCGTGAGCTGAAACGCTTTCCGATACCATCCTCTTCCCTTAACGAGCGAGCCCAGCGAAGCCGGTGAATGTTCAGCGAATTGTCCCCGGCTCGATACGAAATCATGCGGAATTTGAACCTCCTGCCAGTCGGAGTCGTCGTATCCCCATTTAGAAACCCCGTGGTTTCCCGATTTAATCCATTGCGGCTGTGCATAATGCTCCCGGTGTATAGCATCATAGCTGAAATCTGCCAGCTCACCATCATAGAACTTCCAACCTTTATTCATACTTAACTGCTGTCTGAACAAGCCAAGCTCTCCCTTCTCCTTTAGTCTCATCTCCTGAAATGGTAGCGCATTCATAAGTTGTTGATGCTTACTTCTGTATTATCATAGCTTTTTCCCCGTGCACCTAAAAGCGTTCTGATCGACCTTTAATGTTCAGATCTCGACTATTTCAGCTGCTGGGATATGAGGCGGCCGCTTATTCATACCTCTTTTTCGGGACGCATACACTACCTACAAGACACGTTTTTTGGGGTCTAGCTCAAGCAGGAGGTGGACATATGACGGAGGGCTCTTTTATCGTATCCAGAGAAGACTGGTCTCTTCACCGTAAAGGTTATAAGGACCAGGTTCGCCATCAGCGCAAGATCAAGGAAGTCATCAAGCAGAACCTGCCGGATCTGATTACTGAGGAAAATATTATTATGTCTGACGGCAAGCAGATCATTAAAGTGCCGATTCGAAGCCTGGATGAATATCGTTTTATTTATAATCATCAGAAGCAAAAGCATGTGGGTCAAGGAGATGGCAGCAGCCAAACCGGCGATGTGCTGGGAAGGGATCCCGCACAGCAGCAGCCGGGACAGGGAGAGAAGGCTGGTGACAAGCCCGGTCAGGACGTCGTAGAAACCGAGGTCGATCTCGAGGAGCTGGAGAACATGCTGTTCGAGGAGCTGGAGCTGCCCCATCTGCAGCCGAAAGACAAGGAGCAGATCGAAGCGCCATCTATCATTTTTAATGACATCCGCAAAAAAGGGATCATGTCCAACATCGACAAAAAGCGTACCATTCTGGAAAATCTGCGGCGCAACGCCTCCAGCGGCCGGCCCGGTATTCATCATATCAGTCCGGACGATCTTCGCTACAAGACCTGGGAGGATATCGTCATCCCGGAATCCAATGCGGTCATTATCGCAATGATGGATACCTCCGGCTCCATGGGAACGTTTGAGAAATATTGCGCACGAAGCTTCTTCTTCTGGATGACCCGCTTTCTGCGGCGGCAATATGAGCATGTAGAGCTCGTATTTATCGCGCATCATACAGAGGCTAAGATTGTGACGGAGGAGGAGTTCTTTACCCGCGGTGAAAGCGGCGGAACGATCTGCTCTTCTGCTTATATCAAAGCACTGGATTTAATTCAGAGGAATTACCCGCCGTCTAAGTACAATATATACCCCTTTCACTTCTCGGATGGAGACAATCTCACCTCTGACAACGAGCGCTGCGTCAAGCTCATTAGCGAGCTGCTGAAGGTGAGCAATATGTTTGGCTATGGCGAGGTCAATCAATATAACCGCAGCAGTACGTTGATGTCCGCCTATAAGCACATTCAGGACAAAAAATTTATTTTTTCAATTATTAAAGAAAAAGATGAGGTTTATAAGGCGCTAAAGACGTTCTTCCATAAGCGGGAGAGCCCGGCGACATAAAGAATGGAGAGCCTGGAAAACTTTGTGCATTCAAGCAGTAAGGAGCTAAGCGAGAACAGATCGCATAGCTCCTTATCTTCAATTTTTTTATTTACTCTCTTACAAGTATCATTTAAGGTCATTAAGACGTTAAATTTTATCTGTAGCTGCGCCGTGCTTAGGCCAGTCATGGTGCTTCATTTCAGTTATGGTTACGCTTCTCTGTCCAGGAGCTCTGGATTGCGCAGGTACAATCTTCGGTAACGTTTCTCCAATCTCTACCATACGAGCTTGAAGACGTGCTCTCAACTCAGCTGTTACTGAATTGAAGGTTTCCAGGCCAATCAGATTGTTTAGTTCGTAAGGATCTGCCTGCAAATCGTATAGGAAAGCTTCCTCATAACAATCCGAACCAGCTCTTTCACTTCCATTCGTATTAGGATCAACGACACAATACTTCCATCGATCCGTTCGTATAGCTCTTCCGATCATAGACTCGCTGATCTGCACAAGCACCTCTTTCGGCCAATCTGCAATTCTTCGATACACAAGAGGAACTATAGACATCCCTTGCATATCTGAGGGCACTTTAATACCCACCGCATCTAGCAGTGTTGGCGGCAGGTCGACCAGACTGACGAGATCACGTATTTGGCCTCCCCCCATAAAGCCAGGGCCATAAATAGCAGTTGGCACTCGTATGGAGCTTTCGTGGCAGGATCTCTTGTATTCCCCATTCCGTGTTTTGAAGTGGTTACCATGATCTGATGTAAATAAAATGATGGTGTTTTCCAGCATATTCAGGCTTTTAAGTGCATCAAGCAAGCGCCCTAGGGCTTCATCCAAACGTTTTACCATCCCATAGTAACCACCCAAATGCTGATGTGCAGTGCCTCCGAGCGCAGCAAGATCTGGCGGCGTCCAGCGCGACGCGTACATCTCCTCCATACCGTCGGGAGCGGGATAATTATCCGAGTAATTCTGATGGTGAGGCTCTAGGTATGAGAGAAACAGAAAAAAAGGATTCTCCATCTCTTGCTGCTTCTGGATATAACGAACGGCCGCATCGGTCTGGGCATCTACCCGGTAGCCTGGAAACTTGACACGATTATTGTCGTTATTAAACAAAACAGCATCATAGGCGTCAGACACAAATTCCAGCAAATTTGCTCCCAGCCACTCCTCATAGCCTCCGCGTTCATGAACCGGCACCGGATCCTCGCTCCCCAGATGCCATTTGCCAATGTAGCTTGTATTGTAGCCAGCATCCTTGAAGTAATGAGCCATAGTTCTGGATTCAAGCGGCAATGGTATACCGTTCCGATAGCATCCTGTAGTGGTAGCATACTGACCCGTTTGGAGACAAGACCTCGCAGGACCACACACCGGCTGACAAGTAAACATGTTATATAAATGTGTACCTGCTCTTGCAATCCGATCAAAATTCGGAGTTAGCCCTAGAGGGTTTCCATGCACGCCCGTCGTATCAAAGCGTTGTTGGTCGGTGAAAAATACAATTACATTGGGTTGCTTCATCATTAACTCTCCTTTATTTGTGCTTAACCATCGCTACGGCCAATGTTTATTTTTTTCTGGTGACCATTCTTGACTTTTTCCCACAAAAGCACTTTGCGTATACTTAGCTCTCTACCACCTGCAAAACCACAGATTGGTATTCTACCGAGCTTGAACCCACCATAATTTTGAATTCTCCTGGTTCTACTACCGTTTCAAAATCTTCGTTTGTAAAACTAAGCATGGAAGGCTCAACCGTAAATGAAACCGATTTAGTTTCTCCAGGATGAAGAGTAACTCGTTTGAACCCTTTCAATTCTTTTATGGGTCTAGTCACGGAACTAACGACATCCGATACATATAATTGAACAATTTCGTCTCCCGATAACTCACCAATATTTGTCACATCTACAGTCACAGAGGTAGAACTTGATATAGAAATATTTTTTTCTGAAATTGTCAAGTTATCATACTGAAACGTGGTGTAACTCAAGCCCGTTCCAAATGCAAATAGCGGACCATCTTTTTGATCAAACAGATATTTTTTAAATAAACCTGTAGGCTTTTGAGAATAATAAACAGGTAGTTGTCCAACCGAACGCGGAAACGTAATCGGCAACTTCCCACTAGGATTCACCTTGCCAAATAAAACATCAGCAATTGCGTTGCCCGTTTCTTCCCCGAGATACCATCCTTCCAGGATAGCAGGTACATGCTCAGCAATGTAATTAATGGACAACGGTGTGCCATTTGTCAGAATGACGACTATAGGCGTACCTGTCTCGACAATCCTTCTTACCAGTTCGTTTTGGTCTCCAGCCAGATTCAAATCAGTCCGGTCTCCGCGATCGTCTCCAATAAAAATAGCCTCTCTACTCGTTAAAGTATTCCCTCCTACACATAAAACGGCTATATCAGATTCCTTGGCAATTCGAACCGCTTCCTCGATTAATTCTTTATTTTCCGCCATTGTACATAATTTAGGGTTATGTACTCGCTTATCAAGCTCAGATTCTCCGCTGATATCGGTTTCAAAAGTGATTTTGCAGCCTTGAGCAAATCTTATATCGATTTCACCTTCATATTTTTGCTTGATACTTTCCAGTATACTGATTCCCTTATTCGGAATTGTGCTATACGTGCCTGTACAGATCGGATCAGCGTTCGGCCCTATAACTGCTAATGTCTGAATATTTTGAGTGTTTAAAGGCAATAAATTGCCTTCATTTTTAAGCAATGTAATCGCCTTGTCTGCTGCTTCCTTTGCAATTTTTACATGGTCAGGACAATTAATAATCTGTTTGGCATGCTCGGGGTCCACATAAGGACGTTCAAATAAACCTAAATGAAATTTCAGCCGCAAAATTCTAGCCACAGCAATATCCAACACCGCTTCTAATTCGGGTTGTTCTGTTACGGCTTCAATGAGGTGGATATAACAGTATCCGCTCGGCAGGTCCATATCTAATCCCGCCTTCAAGGCCTTTATTGCAGCCTCTTTTTGATTATTTACAACATGAAATAATACATCAAGTCTGGAACTATCAGAATAATCTGAGACAACAATGCCCTCAAATCCCCATTCTTCCCTCAACAGCTCGGTTAATAAATACTTACTGCTGTGGCAGGGTACTCCATCAATTTCATTATGAGATGGCATCATGCCTAAGGCGCCAGCCTCTTCAACCACGGCTTTAAATGGAGGTAGGATTTGATCCTTCAACACCCTAGGGGGGATGTTACTAGGCGCAAAATTCCGCCCCCCATCGGATTGAGCGTATCCAGCAAAATGTTTAGGTGCTGCAATCACATGTTCCTGCAGTCCTTTTACAGCTGCTACGCCCATGCGAGTTACTAAATACGTATCCTCTCCGTACGTCTCTTCTGTTCTTCCCCAGCGTGGATCTCTCGCAAGATCAAGTACAGGTGTATGAGCTTCATGTCCTCCTCTTGCACTAGTTTCTTTACCAATCGCCGTAAACACTCGTTCTACAAGCTCTTGATCCCATGTGCTAGCCAACGCAATCGGTACAGGAAAACATGTAGCACCCTTGGCCAAATGCCCATGGAGACATTCTTCTTGAGCCATCACTGGAATTCCTAAACGAGTTT is part of the Paenibacillus algicola genome and harbors:
- a CDS encoding amidohydrolase family protein, producing MRIDAHQHYWCITRGDYDWITSAIPELYRDFVPSDLIPSLDRHHIDGSIVIQAAPTVEETEYLLSFAGEEESILGVVGWLDIGAENWSKHYHQYRQHYKFKGLRIALQEMEHPEDVLEGQSLRTLQMLAEDRLPLDLLLLPHQLHVAIKLIQAVPGLHAVIDHLAKPNIAAGSWEPWRSEISHISQYPNIYCKLSGMVTEAQHQAWTVDEFEPYITHVLQCFGPDRVMFGSDWPVCLRSASYDEVVNVLQHGIPPHWGDEERSKLFGRNAALFYRLETTHSREGGR
- the galA gene encoding beta-galactosidase GalA; its protein translation is MNALPFQEMRLKEKGELGLFRQQLSMNKGWKFYDGELADFSYDAIHREHYAQPQWIKSGNHGVSKWGYDDSDWQEVQIPHDFVSSRGQFAEHSPASLGSLVKGRGWYRKAFQLTKEDDGLCLSLEFDGVYRNCSVWLNGHFIGRHLSGYASFSFDITDVACYEGPNVVAVYVDASENEGWWYEGGGIYRDVRLVKTASLHIPQWGTFVQTELHTDYSSALITIQTEIQYSDEDAVSLELCSAIYDPNQQQVGAVSSSAVIEGEGLITLTQSITLENPLLWSITTPQLYTLHSRLSTGGQVVDIYKTIFGIREVRFDNDQGFLLNGDAVKLKGVCCHEDHAGVGVAVPKAVNEYRMLRLKEMGCNAYRSSHNPPNPAIVEACDRLGIVMIDEIRHTDTSEEALNQMSRLIRRDRNHPSIILWSLGNEEMNIQGRPRGVRILNRLQRLAHKLDPTRKCTYGMNAQWLTMTDFHELNGFHIDVHGFNYMMLRNKHAYKDFRAKYPGQGLLGTENASTLSTRGLYTEEQSSVPLHVAEHALPRIIWSNPDREGIVSAYGETYPVWGARPEEAWQAAAEEDYVAGLFVWTGFDYRGETIPYEWPSVVSRFGIMDLCGFAKDIYYYYQARWTDEPVLHLFPHWTWQGREGDIIDVWSYSNLEDVELFLNGRSLGKQPVPVYGPVKWQVPYEAGRLTACGWQQGKLVKETVVRTASEPLRLDLSTSRAELSANDEDVCIVQVAVKDQAGVFVPDADQEVSFTLEGPGIILGTGNGNPLSHEQDKTPQRRLYHGLCQVLVQVKGAAGIIKLKAQSPGLEAAQLVIQIHQADPLLPFVAVIDKEQATRNSSMQRDAADGGL
- the yhbH gene encoding sporulation protein YhbH, with protein sequence MTEGSFIVSREDWSLHRKGYKDQVRHQRKIKEVIKQNLPDLITEENIIMSDGKQIIKVPIRSLDEYRFIYNHQKQKHVGQGDGSSQTGDVLGRDPAQQQPGQGEKAGDKPGQDVVETEVDLEELENMLFEELELPHLQPKDKEQIEAPSIIFNDIRKKGIMSNIDKKRTILENLRRNASSGRPGIHHISPDDLRYKTWEDIVIPESNAVIIAMMDTSGSMGTFEKYCARSFFFWMTRFLRRQYEHVELVFIAHHTEAKIVTEEEFFTRGESGGTICSSAYIKALDLIQRNYPPSKYNIYPFHFSDGDNLTSDNERCVKLISELLKVSNMFGYGEVNQYNRSSTLMSAYKHIQDKKFIFSIIKEKDEVYKALKTFFHKRESPAT
- a CDS encoding sulfatase-like hydrolase/transferase, producing the protein MMKQPNVIVFFTDQQRFDTTGVHGNPLGLTPNFDRIARAGTHLYNMFTCQPVCGPARSCLQTGQYATTTGCYRNGIPLPLESRTMAHYFKDAGYNTSYIGKWHLGSEDPVPVHERGGYEEWLGANLLEFVSDAYDAVLFNNDNNRVKFPGYRVDAQTDAAVRYIQKQQEMENPFFLFLSYLEPHHQNYSDNYPAPDGMEEMYASRWTPPDLAALGGTAHQHLGGYYGMVKRLDEALGRLLDALKSLNMLENTIILFTSDHGNHFKTRNGEYKRSCHESSIRVPTAIYGPGFMGGGQIRDLVSLVDLPPTLLDAVGIKVPSDMQGMSIVPLVYRRIADWPKEVLVQISESMIGRAIRTDRWKYCVVDPNTNGSERAGSDCYEEAFLYDLQADPYELNNLIGLETFNSVTAELRARLQARMVEIGETLPKIVPAQSRAPGQRSVTITEMKHHDWPKHGAATDKI
- a CDS encoding glycoside hydrolase family 3 N-terminal domain-containing protein; translation: MEAYKNQALSVEERVQDLLSRMTLKEKVAQTLSLGKLPDLFEENLMNYNDEVELQFEDDIFKHGAGAIQMAFKTDSIETRIKKLTAMQNYFLNKTRLGIPVMAQEECLHGHLAKGATCFPVPIALASTWDQELVERVFTAIGKETSARGGHEAHTPVLDLARDPRWGRTEETYGEDTYLVTRMGVAAVKGLQEHVIAAPKHFAGYAQSDGGRNFAPSNIPPRVLKDQILPPFKAVVEEAGALGMMPSHNEIDGVPCHSSKYLLTELLREEWGFEGIVVSDYSDSSRLDVLFHVVNNQKEAAIKALKAGLDMDLPSGYCYIHLIEAVTEQPELEAVLDIAVARILRLKFHLGLFERPYVDPEHAKQIINCPDHVKIAKEAADKAITLLKNEGNLLPLNTQNIQTLAVIGPNADPICTGTYSTIPNKGISILESIKQKYEGEIDIRFAQGCKITFETDISGESELDKRVHNPKLCTMAENKELIEEAVRIAKESDIAVLCVGGNTLTSREAIFIGDDRGDRTDLNLAGDQNELVRRIVETGTPIVVILTNGTPLSINYIAEHVPAILEGWYLGEETGNAIADVLFGKVNPSGKLPITFPRSVGQLPVYYSQKPTGLFKKYLFDQKDGPLFAFGTGLSYTTFQYDNLTISEKNISISSSTSVTVDVTNIGELSGDEIVQLYVSDVVSSVTRPIKELKGFKRVTLHPGETKSVSFTVEPSMLSFTNEDFETVVEPGEFKIMVGSSSVEYQSVVLQVVES